The following are from one region of the Gammaproteobacteria bacterium genome:
- a CDS encoding protein kinase — protein sequence MSSDHLQTRIGFTSITGKRDTNQDYVGTYLDNTRSNARRSVVAAVADGVGGAKGGREAAETTVRGFIEGYYGLPETLGVERAAARALGAINRWVYFQGRQDRRLEGMATTLSALILRGRQAHVVHVGDSRIYRLRGQKLARLTEDHTLAHPDLSHVLFRAVGIEENLRIDYSAHSLELHDRFLLCSDGVHGVLSDRRILPLLMARAAPEEDAQAIVQAAQEAGSQDNITAMVIDVIGLPAAEQSDLEMAIDALPIHDLPNEGDVVDGFRLVEKISDGHYSRLFKAEDTFESRTVVLKFPHPRVASEEAYRRAFVREAWIAARVRSPWIAGVIELPPGRQTRLYSVMPYYQGVTLEARLLRLPKISIDEGVDVGIKLAKAVYALNRLRIIHRDIKPDNVLLQEGGGLKLLDLGVARLPGFEELSRAEIPGTPSYMAPELFDGELGDEQSDVYALGVTLYRMFSGGHYPYGEVEPFSRPRFNKRTALTHHRPDLPAWLDMQLAQAAAVEKGKRLGDAMELAFELENGLARGIRTVPVKQPLYHRNPVVFWQIISAMLLLALIAALAH from the coding sequence ATGTCCAGCGACCATCTCCAAACCCGTATCGGTTTCACCAGCATCACAGGTAAGCGTGATACCAACCAGGATTATGTAGGCACATATCTGGACAATACCCGCTCCAATGCCCGGCGCAGCGTCGTTGCGGCAGTTGCGGATGGTGTGGGTGGTGCGAAGGGCGGGCGTGAGGCCGCAGAGACTACGGTTCGGGGCTTCATCGAAGGTTATTATGGCCTGCCGGAAACCCTGGGGGTGGAGCGTGCCGCAGCCCGCGCCCTGGGTGCGATTAACCGCTGGGTTTATTTCCAGGGGCGGCAGGACCGCCGCCTTGAAGGCATGGCCACCACCTTGAGCGCACTCATTCTGCGTGGCCGCCAGGCGCATGTGGTGCATGTGGGGGACTCGCGCATCTACCGCTTGCGTGGCCAAAAGCTTGCCCGGCTGACTGAGGATCACACCCTTGCCCATCCTGATCTGAGCCATGTGCTGTTTCGCGCCGTGGGTATCGAGGAAAATCTGCGTATCGATTATTCGGCCCACAGCCTGGAATTGCATGACCGCTTTCTGCTGTGCAGCGATGGTGTGCATGGTGTGCTGTCGGATCGCCGTATTTTGCCTTTGTTGATGGCGCGCGCCGCGCCGGAAGAGGACGCCCAGGCCATAGTGCAGGCGGCGCAGGAGGCGGGCAGCCAGGACAACATCACCGCCATGGTGATTGATGTTATCGGCTTGCCTGCGGCAGAGCAGTCCGATCTTGAAATGGCCATCGATGCCTTACCGATCCATGATCTGCCCAACGAAGGTGACGTGGTAGATGGTTTCCGTTTGGTCGAAAAGATTTCCGACGGCCATTACAGTCGATTGTTCAAGGCCGAGGACACGTTTGAGTCACGCACCGTGGTGCTCAAGTTCCCTCACCCCCGTGTCGCCAGCGAAGAGGCATATCGCCGCGCCTTTGTGCGCGAGGCCTGGATCGCAGCCAGGGTGCGTAGCCCTTGGATCGCGGGAGTCATTGAGCTACCACCGGGGCGGCAGACGCGCCTGTATTCGGTGATGCCTTATTACCAGGGCGTAACGCTTGAAGCGCGCCTGCTGCGTCTCCCGAAGATATCCATTGATGAAGGCGTCGATGTTGGCATTAAGCTTGCCAAGGCGGTTTATGCACTCAACAGGTTGCGAATCATCCATCGCGACATCAAGCCGGACAATGTGTTGTTGCAGGAAGGCGGTGGCCTGAAGCTGCTGGATTTAGGTGTGGCACGTCTGCCCGGATTTGAGGAATTATCTCGTGCCGAGATCCCGGGCACACCCAGCTACATGGCACCGGAATTATTCGATGGCGAATTGGGCGACGAGCAATCCGATGTCTATGCTCTGGGCGTAACGCTTTATCGCATGTTCAGCGGCGGCCACTATCCTTATGGTGAGGTGGAGCCTTTTTCGCGGCCACGCTTTAACAAGCGCACCGCTTTGACGCATCACCGCCCGGACTTGCCCGCGTGGCTGGATATGCAGCTTGCGCAGGCCGCCGCAGTGGAGAAAGGCAAGCGTCTGGGTGATGCAATGGAACTGGCATTCGAGCTGGAAAATGGCTTGGCGCGCGGCATTCGCACGGTGCCGGTCAAACAGCCGCTCTATCACCGCAATCCCGTTGTGTTCTGGCAGATAATTTCGGCCATGCTTTTATTGGCATTGATTGCAGCGCTGGCACATTAA
- a CDS encoding GNAT family N-acetyltransferase — MMLSAPEPLGNHHQIAAFDSGVPSLDDWLKRRAAQNQLSGASRAFVTCDGEQIVGYYALASSAVAPAAAPGRFRRNMPDPIPVVVLARLAVARSHQGQGIGRALFQDAARRVIHAAEAIGIRGLLVHALSEEAKAFYLRLGLDPSPLEPMTLMATIADLRVALAE; from the coding sequence CTGATGCTATCGGCTCCCGAGCCCCTGGGCAATCACCATCAGATTGCGGCCTTCGACTCTGGCGTTCCCTCGCTTGATGACTGGCTGAAGCGCCGCGCCGCGCAAAACCAGCTCAGCGGTGCATCACGTGCTTTCGTTACGTGTGACGGGGAGCAGATAGTCGGCTATTACGCCCTCGCATCGAGCGCGGTCGCGCCAGCGGCAGCCCCAGGACGGTTTCGGCGCAACATGCCTGACCCGATTCCAGTGGTCGTGCTGGCGCGTCTCGCGGTGGCGCGGTCGCACCAAGGCCAAGGCATCGGTCGCGCTTTGTTCCAGGACGCGGCACGGCGCGTGATCCACGCCGCCGAGGCGATAGGTATTCGCGGTCTACTGGTGCATGCGCTATCCGAAGAAGCCAAGGCTTTCTACCTGCGCCTTGGCCTCGACCCTTCCCCGCTTGAACCAATGACCTTGATGGCCACCATCGCTGATCTGCGGGTGGCTTTGGCAGAGTAG
- a CDS encoding ISL3 family transposase → MWHQAKCILHLLQKMGGFFNGYFTQTQTHSRRIPIPLFSPAGKDTRHLWRLQSTDHHARSALKKTACNSCGRTRSGWYDKRLRRVRDLSCGDTRIYLEIEIRRVLCRHCGKVKRERLDFLADNPLYTKRFSWYVGRRCRASTVSDIARELLLDWHTVKELDKQYMTAQLERAGTPAPKAIGIDEISIRKGHTYRIVVSDLIRGRPIWFGGADRSEDSMRQFYDWLGEKKSKGICLAVMDMWKPFRNVTNERAPQAAILFDKFHIMSHLGDALDKVRKMEYARLQGKDRRYIKGQKYVLLSNHENMTLDGRRSLKALLAANKRLNTAYLLKESFGQLWDYRSEAWARRFFENWKTSLKWQRLKPYEKFAEMIERHWDGIAAYCKPENKVSLGFVEGLNNKIRVIQRRAYGLRDEEYLRLKILTSMLPRL, encoded by the coding sequence TTGTGGCATCAGGCAAAATGCATCCTGCACCTGTTGCAGAAAATGGGAGGTTTTTTCAATGGCTATTTCACGCAAACCCAAACGCATTCTCGACGCATACCGATTCCCCTGTTTTCGCCCGCTGGAAAAGATACGCGGCATCTTTGGCGACTCCAAAGCACGGATCATCACGCTCGTTCGGCGCTCAAAAAAACGGCCTGCAACAGTTGCGGCAGAACGCGCTCTGGTTGGTACGACAAGAGGCTTCGACGAGTTCGCGACCTCTCCTGTGGCGACACACGTATCTATCTGGAAATCGAAATTCGACGGGTGCTTTGTCGGCACTGCGGGAAAGTGAAACGCGAACGACTCGACTTTCTCGCCGACAACCCACTCTATACAAAGCGATTTTCTTGGTATGTAGGCAGACGGTGTCGCGCCAGCACGGTGTCGGACATTGCCCGCGAATTGCTTCTGGACTGGCACACCGTCAAGGAACTGGACAAGCAATACATGACCGCGCAACTGGAACGCGCCGGAACGCCAGCACCCAAGGCCATTGGCATCGACGAAATATCGATTCGCAAAGGACATACCTATCGCATTGTAGTCAGCGACTTGATCCGTGGTCGTCCCATCTGGTTTGGCGGTGCCGACCGTTCGGAGGACAGCATGCGACAGTTCTATGACTGGCTGGGAGAGAAGAAATCCAAAGGCATTTGTCTTGCAGTGATGGATATGTGGAAGCCCTTTCGTAACGTAACCAACGAACGCGCCCCGCAGGCGGCCATCCTGTTCGACAAATTCCACATCATGAGCCATCTCGGCGATGCTCTGGATAAAGTCAGAAAGATGGAATATGCACGTCTTCAGGGCAAGGATAGGCGCTACATTAAGGGGCAGAAATACGTACTGCTTTCCAATCACGAAAATATGACACTGGACGGCAGACGTTCTTTGAAGGCTTTGCTGGCAGCGAACAAACGGCTGAACACGGCGTACCTGCTGAAAGAGTCGTTTGGCCAGTTGTGGGATTACAGGAGCGAAGCATGGGCGCGGCGTTTCTTCGAGAATTGGAAAACCAGCCTGAAGTGGCAGCGCCTGAAACCTTACGAGAAATTTGCCGAGATGATTGAGCGCCATTGGGATGGGATCGCAGCCTATTGCAAGCCAGAGAATAAAGTTTCACTCGGCTTTGTTGAGGGGCTCAACAATAAGATACGCGTCATCCAACGCCGTGCATATGGTCTGCGCGATGAAGAATATCTGCGACTAAAAATACTCACGTCTATGCTCCCGAGGCTCTAA
- a CDS encoding type II toxin-antitoxin system VapC family toxin, producing MYLLDTNTLIYFFKGQGRVAERLLSTSPMEVAVPTLVIYEIEVGIAKSAQPVKRRRQLAELLSVIKVVPFDQAAASAAAGVRAALEGRGHPIGPLDTLIAGTAIAQRAILVTHNTREFKRVPKLFLADWYE from the coding sequence ATGTATCTGCTGGACACCAACACCCTAATCTATTTTTTCAAGGGCCAGGGCCGGGTAGCTGAACGATTATTGTCCACATCACCGATGGAAGTGGCCGTACCCACCCTGGTGATTTACGAAATCGAGGTCGGCATAGCCAAATCCGCGCAGCCTGTCAAGCGGCGGCGCCAGCTTGCAGAATTGCTGAGCGTCATCAAGGTAGTGCCGTTCGACCAGGCGGCCGCATCCGCCGCTGCTGGCGTAAGGGCAGCGCTCGAAGGTCGCGGACATCCCATTGGCCCCTTGGATACCCTCATCGCCGGAACCGCCATAGCTCAGCGAGCAATTCTTGTTACGCACAACACGCGGGAATTCAAGCGGGTGCCAAAGCTTTTTTTGGCGGACTGGTACGAATAA
- a CDS encoding IS5 family transposase: protein MDRTKISDSEWVRILSHLTKLTGVHLGSPDKCRRFMGASLWILRTGAQWRTLPPEHGKWNSVFKRYSRWCANGAWDRLLTYFSEDADLQDVSIDGTVTRAHACAAGAAGSSAEKEALGRSKGGFSCKIHAACDALGMPIEFILTGGQTAECTVAIPLLEGIQTSALLADKGYDTNELRAWLKARGIEVVIPPKSNRKEKIDCDYWLYKERHAVECMFGKLKHYRRIATRYEKKAVNYMGMLSFAAVLLWLR, encoded by the coding sequence ATGGACAGAACCAAAATAAGCGATAGTGAGTGGGTGCGTATATTGTCACACTTAACTAAATTGACGGGCGTGCATCTCGGATCGCCCGATAAATGCAGGCGATTTATGGGCGCATCATTGTGGATACTGCGCACCGGCGCGCAGTGGCGGACGCTGCCGCCAGAGCATGGCAAATGGAATAGCGTCTTCAAGCGATACTCACGTTGGTGTGCGAATGGCGCATGGGATAGATTGCTCACTTATTTTTCTGAAGATGCTGATTTACAAGATGTTTCTATTGATGGAACGGTGACAAGAGCGCACGCCTGTGCCGCAGGCGCGGCGGGCAGTTCGGCTGAAAAAGAAGCGCTGGGGCGCTCCAAAGGTGGGTTTAGCTGTAAGATTCATGCGGCCTGTGATGCACTTGGCATGCCGATTGAATTCATTCTGACGGGTGGCCAAACGGCGGAGTGCACGGTCGCAATACCGCTGCTGGAAGGCATCCAAACATCAGCACTTCTGGCGGATAAAGGCTACGACACAAACGAGCTGCGCGCGTGGTTAAAGGCGCGTGGGATAGAGGTTGTGATTCCGCCGAAGTCGAACCGAAAAGAGAAAATTGACTGTGATTATTGGCTTTATAAGGAGCGACATGCCGTCGAATGCATGTTTGGCAAGCTCAAGCATTATCGCCGGATTGCTACTCGATATGAGAAAAAAGCTGTTAATTACATGGGAATGCTATCTTTTGCGGCGGTACTTTTGTGGCTGAGATGA
- a CDS encoding DUF1778 domain-containing protein: MKTTILAKPRRDTLNLRIPAAERNLIDRAALSTGKTRTDFILEAARRAAEDALLDRALLSVGAEAYAEFLTRLDAPAQPNERLRRTMRVTPPWAKD; this comes from the coding sequence ATGAAAACCACCATCCTTGCAAAACCGCGCCGTGACACACTGAATCTGCGGATTCCGGCGGCGGAGCGCAACCTGATTGACCGTGCTGCACTCTCAACTGGCAAAACGCGGACGGATTTCATTCTGGAGGCTGCCCGCCGGGCGGCAGAAGATGCCTTACTTGACCGCGCCCTCCTGTCGGTCGGCGCCGAGGCCTATGCGGAGTTCCTGACCCGCCTGGATGCTCCCGCGCAACCCAATGAACGGCTGCGCCGCACGATGCGCGTCACGCCGCCTTGGGCTAAGGACTGA
- a CDS encoding CopG family transcriptional regulator encodes MGQVTVYFEDDIEKRLKSAAKAAGIPVSRWVAALVEEKTRTTWPESVFKLAGAWPDFPEPEELRRAQGEDHTREPL; translated from the coding sequence ATGGGACAGGTCACTGTTTATTTTGAAGATGACATCGAGAAGCGACTCAAATCAGCAGCCAAGGCAGCGGGCATACCGGTGAGCCGCTGGGTGGCGGCGCTGGTGGAGGAAAAAACTCGCACGACATGGCCCGAATCGGTGTTCAAACTTGCTGGCGCTTGGCCGGATTTTCCCGAGCCAGAGGAATTGCGACGCGCGCAGGGCGAGGACCACACGCGGGAGCCACTCTGA